From Deinococcus aquaticus, one genomic window encodes:
- a CDS encoding endonuclease III domain-containing protein, translated as MPARRPPAAPAAPPTPPVPTVPDTFAPVSDRLEAQYLPGGPAPLTGRPETLLAGLIRTILGQQNTRAAASRQYAALRESYPRWEAALLDGPDGIEGTLKAAGGGLHRSKAHHIHALLEALDATGTLTLEGLRDQTDAAARARLEALPGVGRHTASLILLFDLHRAAMPVEGNLDRLARRLEWVPDGWTAARVVRWFDAVTPPTWAARAALHVAGVRHGREVCTARHPRCDTCVLSDLCPSAAILGPTSGRA; from the coding sequence ATGCCCGCCCGCCGCCCGCCCGCTGCACCCGCCGCGCCGCCCACCCCGCCAGTCCCCACCGTTCCAGACACGTTCGCGCCGGTCAGTGACCGACTGGAAGCCCAGTACCTGCCCGGTGGCCCCGCCCCCCTCACGGGCCGCCCGGAGACGCTGCTCGCGGGCCTGATCCGCACCATCCTGGGCCAGCAGAACACCCGCGCCGCCGCCAGCCGGCAGTACGCGGCGCTGCGTGAAAGCTACCCGCGCTGGGAGGCCGCGCTGCTCGACGGCCCGGACGGCATCGAGGGCACCCTGAAAGCGGCGGGAGGCGGCCTGCACCGCAGCAAGGCCCACCACATCCACGCGCTGCTGGAAGCGCTGGACGCCACTGGAACCCTGACCCTGGAGGGCCTGCGCGACCAGACCGACGCCGCCGCCCGTGCCCGCCTGGAAGCCCTGCCCGGCGTGGGCCGCCACACCGCCAGCCTGATCCTGCTGTTTGACCTGCACCGGGCCGCCATGCCGGTCGAGGGCAACTTGGACCGCCTCGCGCGGCGCCTGGAGTGGGTGCCGGACGGCTGGACGGCCGCGCGCGTGGTGCGCTGGTTCGACGCGGTCACGCCCCCCACCTGGGCCGCCCGCGCCGCCCTGCACGTCGCGGGTGTGCGGCACGGGCGCGAGGTCTGCACGGCCCGCCACCCCCGCTGCGATACCTGCGTCCTGTCGGACCTGTGCCCGTCGGCGGCGATCCTGGGTCCCACGTCCGGGCGGGCGTGA
- a CDS encoding 3'(2'),5'-bisphosphate nucleotidase CysQ, translated as MTASHFSQELSVAAALAREAGALLLAHLRAGFTVEHKTGADDPVTVADREASALIMAALAAAFPDDGLLSEEETDDRARLNHDRVWIVDPIDGTREYSTGLPDYCVSIGLAVGGQPVLGVVYAPETEELFTGVVGQGAFLNGQPVAAPGSGPDWRVAVSDTEHSRELHATPLSGMKPSGSIALKLARIAAAQADATFTMSPRSEWDIAAGHALLRAAGGDLTRRDGRAITYNQPRPHVEQGLIGGQPGATAWLAGQVRALRLPTAHLGVQAHEPAWAALSPADRTELQGHPGVSIRHTDGHLLALLVVNPDTRQVQRAEGDAFHLDRLTRDVTRALGTVALGTVQP; from the coding sequence ATGACCGCTTCCCACTTCTCGCAAGAACTCTCGGTCGCCGCCGCGCTGGCCCGTGAAGCCGGGGCGCTGCTCCTGGCGCACCTGCGCGCCGGGTTCACCGTTGAACACAAGACGGGCGCCGATGACCCCGTCACGGTCGCCGACCGCGAGGCCTCCGCGCTGATCATGGCCGCCCTGGCCGCCGCGTTCCCCGACGATGGCCTGCTGAGCGAGGAGGAAACCGACGACCGCGCCCGCCTGAACCACGACCGCGTGTGGATCGTGGACCCCATCGACGGCACCAGGGAGTACTCGACGGGTCTGCCGGACTACTGCGTCAGCATCGGCCTCGCGGTGGGCGGGCAGCCCGTGCTGGGCGTCGTGTACGCCCCGGAAACCGAGGAACTGTTCACGGGTGTCGTGGGGCAGGGCGCGTTCCTGAACGGCCAGCCCGTCGCCGCCCCCGGCAGCGGCCCGGACTGGCGCGTGGCCGTGTCGGACACCGAACACAGCCGCGAACTGCACGCCACGCCCCTGAGCGGCATGAAGCCCAGCGGCAGCATCGCGCTGAAACTCGCCCGGATTGCCGCCGCGCAGGCCGACGCGACCTTCACCATGTCCCCCCGCAGCGAGTGGGATATCGCCGCCGGGCACGCCCTGCTGCGTGCCGCCGGGGGCGACCTGACCCGCCGCGACGGGCGCGCCATCACGTACAACCAGCCGCGCCCGCACGTGGAACAGGGCCTGATCGGCGGGCAACCCGGGGCGACCGCGTGGCTCGCCGGGCAGGTGCGCGCCCTGCGCCTGCCCACCGCGCACCTGGGCGTGCAGGCCCACGAGCCCGCCTGGGCCGCCCTGAGCCCCGCCGACCGCACGGAACTTCAGGGGCACCCCGGCGTGAGTATCCGCCACACCGACGGGCACCTGCTGGCCCTGCTGGTCGTGAACCCCGACACCCGGCAGGTGCAGCGCGCCGAGGGGGACGCCTTTCACCTCGACCGCCTCACGCGGGACGTGACGCGCGCCCTGGGCACCGTCGCTCTGGGCACTGTCCAGCCCTGA
- a CDS encoding GNAT family N-acetyltransferase, protein MTDLPPHVTLKALLDFTPPEWRALHSFFRSRELADWNDAKPIRMPEWLFRRVMQDEERTGERHGFGVMDEQGRLIGSAELYDLRPPPPLSATTGTLGVMIGYPDLWGRGYGRQAVQALLHWAFRERDFPLSRIRLTTFGHNRRAQRAFLACGFREVGRTERQGRTDVHMELTRSEWLTLQESPDPSIPEGE, encoded by the coding sequence ATGACCGACCTCCCCCCGCACGTCACCCTCAAGGCCCTGCTGGACTTCACGCCGCCCGAGTGGCGCGCCCTGCACTCCTTCTTCCGCAGCCGCGAACTGGCCGACTGGAACGACGCCAAACCCATCCGCATGCCCGAATGGCTGTTCCGCCGCGTCATGCAGGACGAGGAACGCACCGGGGAACGCCACGGTTTCGGCGTCATGGACGAACAGGGCCGCCTGATCGGCAGCGCCGAACTGTACGACCTGCGTCCCCCACCCCCCCTGAGTGCCACGACCGGCACGCTGGGCGTCATGATCGGCTACCCCGACCTGTGGGGACGCGGGTACGGACGGCAGGCCGTGCAGGCCCTGCTGCACTGGGCGTTCCGGGAACGGGACTTCCCGCTGTCCCGCATCCGCCTGACCACCTTCGGCCACAACCGCCGCGCGCAGCGGGCCTTTCTCGCCTGCGGCTTCCGCGAGGTCGGCCGCACTGAACGGCAGGGCCGCACCGACGTGCACATGGAACTCACCCGTAGCGAGTGGCTGACCCTTCAGGAGTCCCCGGACCCGTCCATCCCCGAAGGGGAATAA
- a CDS encoding NAD(P)-dependent oxidoreductase, protein MRVLLPDLPDFRALSQPDEGGVPGVTLDHYDRAYVPDGPADGVVLWMTSAQTRERLLQVPGLKWVLTLTAGIDHVQGRLPDGVALFNASRLHDRAVAVHALTGMLAAARGLHVFQDAQGRSQWASPALPTDSRLGTLDGLNIVLWGYGHIGRNLEELLAPHGAHVRGIRSTTPTDERDELLRAADWVILLLPSTPDTRGIVNADTLALLKPGAWLMNVGRGNLIVTDDLVQSLQEHRLGGAFLDVTDPEPLPATHPLWKLPNVIITPHIASTTTDLVRRGAHLTRDFLIDLQQGHEPDGRVTAGRTY, encoded by the coding sequence ATGCGTGTCCTGCTGCCAGACCTGCCCGACTTCCGCGCCCTGAGCCAGCCCGACGAGGGAGGCGTGCCCGGCGTCACCCTCGACCACTACGACCGCGCGTACGTTCCGGACGGCCCGGCCGACGGCGTGGTCCTGTGGATGACCAGTGCGCAGACCCGCGAACGCCTGCTACAGGTTCCGGGCCTGAAGTGGGTGCTGACCCTGACTGCCGGCATCGACCACGTGCAGGGCCGCCTGCCAGACGGCGTGGCCCTGTTCAACGCCAGCCGCCTGCACGACCGCGCCGTCGCCGTGCACGCCCTGACCGGGATGCTGGCCGCCGCGCGCGGCCTGCACGTGTTCCAGGACGCGCAGGGCCGCTCGCAGTGGGCCAGCCCCGCCCTGCCCACCGACTCGCGCCTGGGCACCCTGGACGGCCTGAACATCGTCCTGTGGGGCTACGGGCACATCGGCCGGAACCTCGAGGAGCTGCTCGCGCCGCACGGCGCGCACGTGCGCGGCATCCGCAGCACCACCCCCACGGATGAACGCGACGAACTGCTGCGCGCCGCCGACTGGGTGATCCTGCTGCTCCCCAGCACCCCCGACACGCGGGGCATCGTGAACGCCGACACGCTGGCCCTGCTGAAACCCGGTGCGTGGCTCATGAACGTCGGGCGCGGCAACCTGATCGTCACGGACGACCTCGTGCAGTCCCTGCAGGAACACCGGCTGGGCGGCGCGTTCCTCGACGTGACTGACCCCGAACCCCTGCCCGCCACGCACCCACTGTGGAAGTTGCCGAACGTGATCATCACGCCGCACATCGCCAGCACCACCACCGACCTCGTCCGGCGCGGCGCGCACCTGACCCGCGACTTCCTGATCGACCTGCAACAGGGCCACGAACCCGACGGCCGCGTCACCGCCGGACGCACCTACTGA
- a CDS encoding methyltransferase family protein: MNRDRALVAAQFALLAVILAGGRRGRGRPRSVQAAGAALTLGGLILLVWSGRTLGRNLTPLPTPIERGTLVQSGPYRLVRHPIYTALLLLAGGWTVARGGRVSVAGTLLLAGLLRHKAGIEDTALAELHPDHAAYRARTGAFLPRLPAR, from the coding sequence ATGAACCGCGACCGGGCGCTGGTCGCCGCGCAATTCGCCCTGCTGGCAGTCATTCTCGCGGGCGGGCGACGGGGGAGAGGTCGGCCCCGATCCGTCCAGGCGGCAGGCGCGGCGCTGACCCTGGGCGGCCTGATCCTGCTCGTCTGGAGTGGCCGCACCCTGGGCCGGAACCTCACGCCACTGCCCACACCGATTGAACGCGGCACGCTGGTGCAGAGCGGGCCGTACCGACTTGTCCGGCACCCGATCTACACGGCGTTGCTGCTGCTGGCAGGCGGCTGGACGGTCGCGCGCGGTGGGCGGGTCAGTGTCGCGGGCACCCTGCTGCTCGCAGGCCTGCTGCGGCACAAGGCCGGGATCGAGGACACCGCGCTGGCCGAACTTCACCCCGACCACGCTGCGTACCGGGCGCGCACCGGGGCGTTCCTGCCGCGCCTGCCCGCGCGCTGA
- a CDS encoding alkaline phosphatase family protein: MHLPPHAIRPDYAGGSILNLAATLGAHHGVPTHHAPYRHLLPLDGARHVVLIVVDALGAGQFRAAITRGDAPTLASLTPAPGAVTSVFPSTTMAALTTLHTARAPAEHGYLGLTVWLDEAQAVVNLIRLYDVYTHTPLADAGFLAAVPSLYRQMSDRGVAAHVVMPAAYQNSFLTRWACDGAEYHPYAQPEEAPTLTAATLQPGQPSYTLVYFPEYDLICHGSGPDSPEAHAELRRTDRIVGDLLAALPRNGDTLVVLTADHGQSAQRPDDYVDVITKKVMKTLLRGPVAGEERAAYLRTHPDHHAEIEVLLTPHATLLTADDAWTGGLFGPPAHADPRLRPRVGDLIAVPHPGHAIRRPTSPAPMLGLHGGWTSEEMLVPVLSVRV; encoded by the coding sequence ATGCACCTGCCCCCGCACGCGATCCGGCCCGACTACGCGGGCGGCAGCATCCTGAACCTCGCCGCGACCCTCGGCGCGCACCACGGCGTGCCCACCCACCACGCCCCCTACCGCCACCTGCTGCCGCTGGACGGCGCGCGGCACGTCGTCCTGATCGTCGTGGACGCTCTGGGCGCGGGTCAATTCCGGGCAGCCATCACGCGCGGGGACGCGCCCACCCTGGCGTCCCTGACCCCAGCGCCGGGGGCGGTCACCAGCGTGTTCCCCAGCACCACCATGGCCGCCCTGACCACCCTGCACACCGCCCGCGCGCCCGCCGAGCACGGGTACCTGGGCCTGACCGTGTGGCTGGACGAGGCGCAGGCCGTCGTGAACCTCATCCGCCTGTACGACGTGTACACCCACACCCCCCTGGCGGACGCGGGCTTTCTGGCCGCCGTGCCGTCCCTGTACCGCCAGATGAGTGACCGGGGCGTCGCCGCGCACGTCGTCATGCCCGCCGCGTACCAGAACAGCTTTCTGACCCGCTGGGCCTGCGACGGCGCCGAGTACCACCCCTACGCGCAGCCCGAGGAGGCACCCACCCTGACCGCCGCCACCCTCCAGCCGGGGCAGCCTTCGTACACGCTGGTGTACTTCCCGGAGTATGACCTGATCTGCCACGGCTCCGGCCCGGACAGTCCCGAAGCGCACGCTGAACTGCGCCGCACCGACCGCATCGTCGGCGACCTCCTCGCTGCTCTGCCCAGGAACGGCGACACGCTGGTCGTCCTGACCGCCGACCACGGCCAGAGCGCCCAGCGCCCGGACGATTACGTGGACGTCATCACCAAGAAGGTCATGAAGACCCTGCTGCGCGGCCCCGTTGCCGGGGAGGAACGCGCCGCGTACCTGCGGACCCACCCCGACCACCACGCCGAGATTGAGGTGCTCCTCACCCCGCACGCCACTCTCCTGACCGCCGACGACGCCTGGACCGGCGGCCTGTTCGGCCCACCCGCCCACGCCGACCCCCGCCTGCGCCCGCGCGTGGGCGACCTGATCGCCGTCCCGCACCCTGGCCACGCCATCCGCCGCCCCACCAGCCCCGCCCCCATGCTCGGCCTGCACGGCGGCTGGACCTCCGAGGAGATGCTCGTGCCCGTGCTCAGCGTGCGGGTCTAG
- a CDS encoding DUF5063 domain-containing protein: protein MLPLVHRVHAALLDREGLTPGALADLLSDLRREVQALPFGVPDADDLPREAYRDLRASIAGAWPELGFYDPATGRALSLCDLPAEIGDALDDLTDLALDLGTALALADTDGAAAALAWLRWSHDSHWGDHVQDVTPHLRWLG, encoded by the coding sequence ATGCTGCCCCTGGTACACCGGGTTCACGCGGCCCTGCTAGACCGCGAGGGCCTTACGCCCGGCGCACTGGCCGACCTGCTGAGTGACCTGCGGCGGGAGGTGCAGGCGCTGCCCTTTGGCGTCCCAGACGCTGATGACCTGCCGCGCGAGGCGTACCGCGACCTGCGCGCCTCTATCGCCGGGGCGTGGCCGGAACTCGGCTTCTACGACCCGGCCACCGGCCGCGCCCTGAGCCTCTGCGACCTCCCCGCCGAGATCGGCGACGCGCTGGACGACCTGACGGACCTCGCTCTCGACCTGGGCACGGCTCTTGCTCTGGCCGACACGGACGGGGCCGCCGCCGCGCTGGCTTGGCTGCGCTGGAGTCACGACTCTCACTGGGGCGACCACGTGCAGGACGTCACCCCGCACCTGCGCTGGCTGGGCTAG
- the mnmA gene encoding tRNA 2-thiouridine(34) synthase MnmA, with translation MSAPTSPVPSVPVPAPVAGERVLCAMSGGVDSSVTAALLKDQGYQVVGAMMRFWPDDKRTDTFDSCCSPDAAYEARRVAEQVGVPFYLLDYREQFQRHIVGPFIDEYSRGRTPNPCVNCNTKVKFDELVKKAKMLGCRYVATGHYVKRVENAQGEVEFHRGDDPRKDQTYFLWGTPRDALPYILFPVGELEKPQVRQIAEERGLLTAQKPESQNICFVPGKVQDFVAEHIPQSQGFIREISSGEVVGEHLGTQFYTLGQKKGLGLYQSHRVRHVVHLAPDTNTVWVGDYDDCLWTGLKAQSANYLIDLTDLPDELEVQVRYRTAPVKARVIRADESGFELAFADPQFAVAPGQSAVLYAGPRLLGGGLIEDHVPTLPEAKAPPKKRPAVLLS, from the coding sequence ATGAGCGCACCCACCTCGCCTGTCCCTTCCGTTCCTGTTCCGGCCCCTGTGGCGGGCGAGCGGGTGCTGTGCGCCATGTCCGGCGGGGTGGATTCGTCGGTGACGGCGGCCCTGCTGAAGGATCAGGGGTATCAGGTGGTGGGCGCCATGATGCGCTTCTGGCCGGACGACAAACGCACGGACACCTTCGACTCGTGCTGCTCGCCGGACGCGGCGTACGAGGCGCGGCGGGTGGCCGAGCAGGTGGGCGTGCCGTTCTACCTGCTGGATTACCGCGAGCAGTTCCAGCGGCACATCGTGGGACCGTTCATCGACGAGTACAGCCGGGGCCGCACGCCGAATCCCTGCGTGAACTGCAACACGAAAGTGAAGTTCGACGAACTGGTGAAGAAAGCGAAGATGCTGGGTTGCCGCTACGTGGCGACCGGGCATTACGTGAAACGCGTGGAGAACGCGCAGGGCGAGGTGGAGTTCCATCGGGGCGACGATCCCCGCAAGGATCAGACGTACTTCCTGTGGGGCACGCCGCGTGACGCGCTGCCGTACATCCTGTTTCCGGTGGGCGAGCTGGAGAAACCGCAGGTGCGTCAGATCGCCGAGGAACGCGGCCTGCTGACGGCGCAGAAACCCGAGAGTCAGAACATCTGCTTCGTGCCGGGCAAGGTGCAGGACTTCGTCGCCGAGCACATTCCGCAGAGCCAGGGCTTCATCCGCGAGATCAGCAGCGGCGAGGTCGTGGGCGAGCACCTGGGCACGCAGTTCTACACGCTGGGCCAGAAGAAGGGCCTGGGCCTGTACCAGTCGCACCGGGTGCGGCACGTCGTGCATCTGGCGCCCGACACGAACACCGTCTGGGTGGGCGATTACGACGACTGCCTGTGGACCGGCCTGAAGGCGCAGAGTGCCAACTACCTGATCGACCTGACCGACCTGCCCGACGAGTTGGAAGTGCAGGTGCGCTACCGCACCGCGCCCGTCAAGGCCCGCGTGATCCGCGCCGACGAGAGCGGCTTCGAGCTGGCCTTCGCGGACCCGCAGTTCGCGGTCGCGCCCGGTCAGAGCGCCGTGCTGTACGCCGGACCGCGCCTGCTGGGCGGCGGCCTGATCGAGGATCACGTGCCCACCCTGCCGGAAGCCAAGGCCCCGCCGAAGAAACGCCCGGCGGTCCTGCTGTCCTGA
- the lysA gene encoding diaminopimelate decarboxylase — translation MSIPADALHAAAQQHGTPLYAYDAAELDASVARVRTAFGNARVYYAMKANPNLSILRRLHTQDVGFECVSAGEIARAAHVGATGENLIVNGPAKSPAEYALGAQLGATFIIDREEEVALLPPASRALIRVNPALNVSTHDHLATGAADSKFGVTPEQAPRIISALRAAGHTALGLHVHIGSAIRDAHDFTAAFARLNDLRPHTGPLPVLDTGGGWGIGADLPGIAREAHAAAATFGAQLWVEPGRSLVATAGTLLTRVVGTKTTGRPFALLDAGMTELLRPMLYGAQHPVTPLWQRESTSQWDLAGPACESGDLLGRNVTLPTPHPGDLLAIHEAGAYGAAMSSNYLTRPRPPELLWERSQWTVIRQRETPQDIWRAEESGE, via the coding sequence ATGAGCATCCCCGCCGACGCCCTTCACGCCGCCGCGCAGCAGCACGGCACGCCCCTGTACGCCTACGACGCCGCCGAACTCGACGCCTCGGTGGCCCGCGTCCGCACCGCGTTCGGGAACGCCCGCGTGTACTACGCCATGAAAGCCAACCCCAACCTCAGCATCCTGCGCCGCCTGCACACCCAGGACGTGGGCTTCGAATGCGTCAGCGCCGGAGAGATCGCCCGCGCCGCGCACGTCGGCGCGACCGGCGAGAACCTGATCGTGAACGGCCCCGCCAAGAGCCCCGCCGAGTACGCCCTCGGCGCGCAGCTCGGCGCGACCTTCATCATCGACCGCGAGGAAGAAGTCGCCCTGCTGCCCCCCGCCTCCCGCGCCCTGATCCGCGTGAACCCAGCCCTGAACGTCAGCACCCACGACCACCTCGCCACCGGCGCCGCCGACAGCAAATTCGGCGTCACCCCCGAACAGGCCCCCCGCATCATCAGCGCCCTGCGCGCCGCCGGGCACACCGCCCTGGGACTGCACGTCCACATCGGCAGCGCCATCCGCGACGCCCACGACTTCACCGCCGCCTTCGCCCGCCTGAACGACCTGCGCCCCCACACCGGCCCGCTACCCGTCCTCGACACCGGCGGCGGCTGGGGCATCGGCGCGGACCTGCCCGGCATCGCCCGCGAAGCGCACGCCGCCGCCGCCACCTTCGGCGCGCAACTGTGGGTCGAACCCGGCCGCTCCCTCGTCGCCACCGCCGGCACCCTCCTCACCCGCGTCGTCGGCACCAAAACCACCGGCCGCCCCTTCGCCCTCCTCGACGCCGGCATGACCGAACTCCTGCGCCCCATGCTGTACGGCGCGCAGCACCCCGTCACCCCCCTCTGGCAGCGCGAAAGCACCAGCCAGTGGGACCTCGCCGGCCCCGCCTGCGAGAGCGGCGACCTCCTCGGGCGCAACGTCACCCTGCCCACCCCCCACCCCGGCGACCTCCTCGCCATCCACGAAGCCGGCGCGTACGGCGCCGCCATGAGTAGCAACTACCTCACCCGCCCCCGCCCACCCGAACTGCTCTGGGAACGCAGCCAGTGGACCGTCATCCGCCAGCGCGAAACGCCGCAGGACATCTGGCGCGCCGAGGAGAGCGGGGAGTAA
- a CDS encoding nuclease-related domain-containing protein has product MIVKDLEPQTHTDPLRRAGYEAERQMAHYLKRAFAEDGYKFVFHNLRLVRKDEVAQIDHLILHRYGLMIVESKSVAGQVSVNEHGEWIRWWNRQGRGMPSPVLQARRQLDLLLALLEDHTTELMDRSMLGLKQRTFTGIRRDVLVAISDSGRITRKSEVPELVKADQVPERIGSLVQQQFDRTFGSFGFTDAEMTRLQSFLKARHVAVSAVEDYVAQREAEGESVRGEPVGRSAFPPRPVRFGQPEPVFEASPLASPERSSSPVRTSQERQAQARPRPDVACRACSSVNVTVQFGKYGYYLKCADCGGNTPAKPVCAQCGQPGKVSKRGLEFTATCAGGHSWAYWTNPA; this is encoded by the coding sequence ATGATCGTCAAGGACCTCGAACCGCAAACCCATACCGATCCCCTGCGCCGCGCCGGGTACGAGGCCGAACGCCAGATGGCCCACTACCTCAAACGCGCCTTCGCGGAGGATGGATACAAATTCGTGTTTCATAATCTCAGGCTGGTCCGCAAGGACGAGGTGGCGCAGATTGACCACCTGATCCTGCACCGTTACGGCCTGATGATCGTGGAAAGTAAGAGTGTGGCCGGACAGGTCAGCGTCAACGAACACGGCGAGTGGATCCGCTGGTGGAACCGTCAGGGCAGGGGCATGCCGTCGCCCGTGCTTCAGGCACGCCGGCAACTTGACCTCCTGCTGGCCCTGCTGGAAGACCACACGACCGAACTCATGGACCGTTCGATGCTGGGACTCAAGCAGCGGACGTTCACGGGCATCCGGCGGGACGTTCTGGTCGCCATTTCCGATAGCGGCCGAATTACCCGCAAGTCGGAAGTTCCTGAACTGGTCAAGGCTGATCAGGTGCCAGAGCGGATCGGCAGTCTCGTGCAGCAGCAGTTCGACAGGACGTTCGGGAGTTTCGGCTTTACCGACGCCGAAATGACCCGCCTTCAGTCGTTTCTGAAAGCACGGCACGTGGCTGTGAGTGCCGTCGAGGATTACGTGGCACAGCGCGAAGCAGAAGGCGAATCGGTGCGGGGTGAGCCGGTCGGCCGTTCTGCGTTCCCACCGCGCCCCGTGCGTTTTGGGCAGCCGGAGCCAGTGTTCGAGGCGTCTCCTCTGGCGTCCCCGGAGCGTTCCTCGTCGCCTGTCCGCACGTCGCAGGAGCGGCAGGCGCAGGCGCGGCCCCGCCCGGATGTGGCGTGCCGCGCCTGCTCGTCCGTGAACGTGACGGTGCAGTTCGGGAAGTACGGGTACTACCTGAAGTGCGCTGATTGTGGTGGCAACACGCCTGCCAAACCCGTGTGCGCG